The uncultured Sphaerochaeta sp. genome includes the window CACTTCATCATCAGTAGCCGTACGTGGAATATTGAGAATTGCATAGGATTTGTCCGATGCATTACTGCAACCACCATAGCGGTTACAGAGCATCTCAACAAAGCTATCACTCAAGCGGAATATCTTTGCTGCACGTCTGATCATCTCTTCTTCTGCATTGTTGATGACTCCATCGGCAGCGGCAACACGGTAGAAGATATCGATCATCAACTGAAGAATGTTTGGTGCATGGCTGAAGTTTTGATAGAACTGGGAAGCGAACTGGTCAAATGTTCCACCACCGGTAAGTGCGGTATCGAAGACCCGCATGGCAGCTTCTTCTTCACGATACCCTAGACGAAGATCCTGACGAATGAACTCAAGTACTTTTTGACGTTCATGCGATGATACCGAACCATCAGAAGAGGCTATCCTTGCAAGCATCGAGAATGCACCCACGAAAAAGAGCATCTGCTCCCTATCGAGGGTGGTATAGCTACTTCTGGCTGTCTGATTGGATCCTACATCGCCGGCCTTGTCAAACATATGGCCGAAGGCAATCCCAGCAATCATTCCCAAGGGTCCTCCGAACATGAAGCCGAAGGTACCCCCAAACAGTTTACCGAGCCACGCCATGACTTACAGCTTGTCGATCAACATTGAACACTTTCCGGAAGGGATCGGAAGAGTCTTCTTCTTTTTCTCCCCAAGAATTTCAATGGTGAAGTAATAGAGCTTTTCGCTCTCAAGACGAATTTCCCAGCCACGGTCTGTCTTGTTGCTGAGAATGGTGATCATGTTACGTTTCAAGGAGAGGTTTTCGATTCCCATGGCCTCAAGGGAGGGCATGACCCAATCGACAGTCTTTCTGGGAAGCGAAATTTCCAATCCGATGATGTTCTCGATCATCAAGGTAATGGTGACCACTCCCGCATAGGGCATCAATCTCCTGCGCGGGAAGCCTGGAATCTCATCTGTCTTGGAGAAGCCTTCCTTGTTTGGAAGATACGCCTCCCAAACATCCCCTATGGTTTCAGCATCGGGATGCAGGGTATCAAGCAGGAAATACATGTGCCTGATGGCACACTCCCTTGCAAAGATGAACTGGTTGAATTTCTCCAGCCCCTTGATAACCATATAGGTATTGATGGGAATAACGCCACCACAATGTCCATTACCATCCTCGCTGAACGCGGGAGAAGAGACCGGCACACTCGGGAAAGGGTTGTCAGTCCCAAACTCCTTAGGGTCCTTGAGGTACTCAATCAGGTAAGCAGCACGTTCATCATTGGGAATTTCCGCAAGCATTGTCCAATAAGCACCGATATACTTATTGTCAATGCGGTTTTCCTTGATATCCAGATCATAGTAGAAATTGGTATCAGGATCCCACATCATACTGTTTATCCTCGTCTTCAAGGAGAAGTAAATCCGCTTGTAACGGAAACTCAACTCCTTGTCGTTGAGGATATCACCGATTGCAGACATGTACAGGGCATTAACAGCAAGCTGTGCATTGAAGTCCAATGGGTAGTACACATGGTCACGGGGAATATTACCACTCTGGCATGCTTCGATGGGAACAGAGTAGAGCCCATTGGGCTTTTGGAACGTTGCCTGGATCCAGGAGAAGTATCGCTCCAGTACAGGAACGACCTCCTTCAGCCTTTTCTTGTTTCCAATCTTATGGTAAAAGCCATGTTCAACATAGGCAAAAAGAGGAGGGAAAATCCCTTCAGGGTTTGCTGCCGTAAAGACAGGCTTCCCATCCTCTATGGAGTACTCCCCACGAATAGCACCATTTGCTTCCTGTTTCTGGTAGAAATAGTCAAGCATAGGGAACGGAGAGTTATTCTGGTTGCTATACACCAGAAAAAGAGAAGAGAAACAGGATAAATACTGATTGAAGGTTGTCTGGCCAGGGTATGAAAGATAGGAACCGCTCATGCCATTGGCTTCGGTTCCTTGCTTCCAAAGTTCGTCTATCCATACCCAAGACCTGTCATACATGTCGACAAAATCTTGATCATAAAAATGTACGAACGGCACCATATCCTTTATCAAATTGGGAACTCCTTAGTTATCAGCTAAAACGAGAAAAACTACATAAGACGCGCATTGTTAAAGATAAACTCTCTTAGAGGAGAAGTCAATCATATTCAGGCAAGTTTTGGAAACACTTCTCTTTTTCGAAAACCAAACTTCCTGATTCCAAAGAAAATTTTTAATCATTTATATAATAGCTAATTATTGATAAATTGAAAAGGGCTACTTTTTAGTAAAACTGCAATATTTATCTGATTGTTCTGTATCGAGCTCAACATCTAGACACGGTTTGCCTTAAAAACCCAACTCTCAGCAAAACACCGGCAGGACTGCTTCCAAAAGCGTAACAGAAAACTCCATACACCCTTGAGAAATCTCCTCCCCATCAACATGTACAGGCATCGAATGATCACTGCTTACCATCTTCACTTCCTTCACTCTTGAGACACTGAACTCTTTACGTTTGACTTGTCCTCCCTTGAAGAAGGTAAGCGCCAGAGGAACCAATTTCCAGCTGGGAACAGGAGCATTTGCATATACCACATCAAACAAGCCATCATCAAAAAGCGCATCCGGACCCATCAGGAATGCTGAGCCCATTCTCCTTCCATTGCAAATGGAGAGTTGCTGTGTCTGGAGTTTTTGCGTCTCTCCATCCAAGGTAAGCTCAACAGAATACGGAGCTGGATAATGAATCAGAATCCTGATAAGGGCAAAGACATAGCTTGGAGTCCCCGAGACATGCTTGAAATCACTGGCAAGAAAGTTTACCAATGGCTCAAATCCGACACCAAGGCCATTTATGAAGTATCGTCCCTGTGGATATTTCCCACCATGTACAATACCTGCATCAATAGTTCGTTTGGTTCCCTGAAGAATTACCGAGCAGGCTTCCTTGAGAGATTTCGGTATCTGCATACCCCAAGCAAAGTCATTTCCACGCCCAATCGGTATTACCCCGAGGGTCGGTACTGGTAGCTGCTTCTCTGCTGCAGCCTTCAACATTCCATTGACCGTCTCGTTGACGGTGCCGTCCCCGCCGGCAGCAATGATTGCATCACGCCTTTCACACGTTGCCTGCCATGCCAGCTGTTCGGCCCCTTCACCCTTCTTGGTATAGACCAGTTCCACATGATTCCCATCTTGAGAAAGCAAGGCCTTGATCAAGTCCCCTTGCTTTTTTGCTCTTCCCTTCGCTGCATGTGGATTCAGAATAACGAAAAGCTCTCGCTCAGCCATGGCAGTACCCCTTATTCCTATTTACACCCAAGGACCGATGACCTATGATGAGCGTTGTGAAAACATACGCCCCTCGCACAGCATTTCTTCCTACAACACAAGAAGATTTGCACCAACGGTCCTGGGACCAAATAGACATCGCCTTCATCAGTGCAGACGCCTACGTCGATCACCCCTCCTTCGCTCTTGCCCTCTTGGCACGATTGCTGGAAAAGGAAGGTTATCGTGTGGGTATTATCGCACAACCCGACTGGAACTCAACAAAAGATTTCCTTAAATTGGGCAAACCACGTCTTTGTTGCCTTATAAGTGGAGGGAATATCGACAGTATGGTCTCCCACTATACCGCCAATGCAAAACCGCGAAGTGAGGACGAATACAGCCCCGGAGGCAAGGCAGGACTCCGCCCAGACCGGCCAACCTTGGTGTATACCGCGAAGGCAAGAC containing:
- a CDS encoding trehalase family glycosidase, coding for MIKDMVPFVHFYDQDFVDMYDRSWVWIDELWKQGTEANGMSGSYLSYPGQTTFNQYLSCFSSLFLVYSNQNNSPFPMLDYFYQKQEANGAIRGEYSIEDGKPVFTAANPEGIFPPLFAYVEHGFYHKIGNKKRLKEVVPVLERYFSWIQATFQKPNGLYSVPIEACQSGNIPRDHVYYPLDFNAQLAVNALYMSAIGDILNDKELSFRYKRIYFSLKTRINSMMWDPDTNFYYDLDIKENRIDNKYIGAYWTMLAEIPNDERAAYLIEYLKDPKEFGTDNPFPSVPVSSPAFSEDGNGHCGGVIPINTYMVIKGLEKFNQFIFARECAIRHMYFLLDTLHPDAETIGDVWEAYLPNKEGFSKTDEIPGFPRRRLMPYAGVVTITLMIENIIGLEISLPRKTVDWVMPSLEAMGIENLSLKRNMITILSNKTDRGWEIRLESEKLYYFTIEILGEKKKKTLPIPSGKCSMLIDKL
- a CDS encoding TerB family tellurite resistance protein, which gives rise to MAWLGKLFGGTFGFMFGGPLGMIAGIAFGHMFDKAGDVGSNQTARSSYTTLDREQMLFFVGAFSMLARIASSDGSVSSHERQKVLEFIRQDLRLGYREEEAAMRVFDTALTGGGTFDQFASQFYQNFSHAPNILQLMIDIFYRVAAADGVINNAEEEMIRRAAKIFRLSDSFVEMLCNRYGGCSNASDKSYAILNIPRTATDDEVKRAYRKLSIEFHPDTLASKGMGEEFLGHATAKFREIQNAYESIKKERGIR
- a CDS encoding diacylglycerol kinase family protein, with protein sequence MAERELFVILNPHAAKGRAKKQGDLIKALLSQDGNHVELVYTKKGEGAEQLAWQATCERRDAIIAAGGDGTVNETVNGMLKAAAEKQLPVPTLGVIPIGRGNDFAWGMQIPKSLKEACSVILQGTKRTIDAGIVHGGKYPQGRYFINGLGVGFEPLVNFLASDFKHVSGTPSYVFALIRILIHYPAPYSVELTLDGETQKLQTQQLSICNGRRMGSAFLMGPDALFDDGLFDVVYANAPVPSWKLVPLALTFFKGGQVKRKEFSVSRVKEVKMVSSDHSMPVHVDGEEISQGCMEFSVTLLEAVLPVFC